Proteins co-encoded in one Pseudomonadota bacterium genomic window:
- a CDS encoding response regulator — MHGTMHASSRAITLWIDFLCLPSPSLDLYKGVDVYKFDFLKGIIFASIVAVLTLSAYTVFYLYPSFEKLLRKNITTDAERVAVHLGHMLNIANDQIDSQSLPDDFKHQIEIMLDDFELMKVKLFSPEGLIVFSTDKEDVGEVNEKPYFREIVSRGKIYSKIVRKDSMTLEGQKVTTDVMEIYVPIILGGKFTGAAEVYYDITENLLLLKRQFQRFNYTLYPISLCLLLGIIFASMKAEKSISRLKKMDEKLQQAHDQLEQKVLERTGELSNAYLNLQREIDEHKQTIKEKSGLQNQLIQAQKMEAIGTLAGGIAHDFNNILSAILGYSDLVIRELPPGDQKRQDLGQVIKAGLRAKELVKQILTFSRQSDQEKCPVMVHLIIKEVLKLLRASIPATIEIRQDIYPDCGAVFADPTQIHQVIMNLSTNAVHAMEEKGGILQMILQEVELGADDCAGEPGMFPGRYAKLTVSDTGCGMYEAVLERIFEPYFTTKDVDKGTGLGLSMVHGIVRSCSGMIQVESERGKGSVFNVFLPVISQGFFMEEEEEGDLPGGNEKLLLVDDEKEISALIKRNMEELGYKVTAMVDSLKALDEFRAHPDYDLVITDLAMPHLSGDALIQEIRKINPGTPIILCTGYSERISSESARKKLGINDFLVKPVTREELAKTVRKVLDRKSE; from the coding sequence ATGCATGGCACAATGCACGCCAGCTCAAGGGCCATCACTCTTTGGATAGATTTTCTGTGTCTTCCGTCTCCGAGCCTGGATCTTTACAAAGGAGTTGATGTGTACAAGTTTGATTTTCTGAAAGGCATCATCTTTGCATCTATTGTTGCGGTCCTGACTCTCAGCGCCTACACGGTGTTTTATCTTTATCCTTCCTTTGAAAAACTCCTGCGGAAAAATATAACCACGGATGCGGAACGGGTTGCAGTCCATCTCGGGCATATGCTGAATATAGCAAACGACCAGATCGACTCTCAATCCCTCCCTGATGATTTCAAGCATCAGATCGAAATCATGCTGGATGACTTTGAACTGATGAAGGTCAAGCTTTTCAGCCCGGAAGGGCTCATCGTCTTTTCAACTGACAAAGAAGATGTCGGCGAGGTGAATGAAAAGCCTTATTTTCGGGAAATAGTTTCCAGGGGGAAGATTTATTCCAAGATTGTCAGAAAAGACTCCATGACTCTGGAGGGCCAGAAAGTAACCACCGATGTCATGGAGATCTATGTGCCGATAATCCTTGGCGGCAAGTTTACAGGTGCCGCGGAAGTATATTATGACATCACTGAAAATCTTCTCTTGTTGAAAAGGCAGTTCCAACGATTCAATTATACCCTGTATCCCATATCCCTGTGCCTGCTTCTGGGGATAATTTTTGCTTCGATGAAGGCAGAAAAGAGTATTTCCCGACTTAAAAAAATGGATGAAAAATTACAGCAGGCCCATGACCAGCTCGAACAGAAGGTCCTGGAAAGAACCGGTGAACTCTCCAACGCCTATCTCAATCTGCAACGGGAAATCGATGAGCATAAACAAACAATCAAGGAAAAGTCAGGGCTTCAGAATCAACTGATTCAGGCCCAGAAAATGGAGGCCATCGGCACTCTGGCGGGCGGCATTGCCCATGATTTTAATAATATTCTTTCCGCGATCCTCGGCTATTCGGATTTAGTGATCAGAGAGCTGCCGCCGGGTGATCAGAAGCGCCAGGACCTGGGACAGGTTATCAAGGCAGGGCTGCGGGCCAAGGAACTTGTCAAGCAGATCCTCACTTTCAGCCGGCAGTCGGATCAGGAAAAGTGTCCGGTAATGGTGCATCTGATCATCAAGGAAGTCTTGAAACTTCTTCGAGCCTCAATCCCTGCGACAATTGAAATCAGACAGGACATCTATCCTGATTGTGGCGCTGTTTTTGCCGATCCGACCCAGATTCATCAGGTGATTATGAATTTATCTACCAATGCCGTGCATGCCATGGAAGAAAAAGGCGGGATCCTGCAGATGATATTGCAGGAAGTGGAGCTTGGCGCTGATGATTGTGCAGGGGAACCCGGAATGTTTCCGGGAAGATATGCAAAACTTACGGTGAGCGATACCGGTTGCGGAATGTATGAAGCGGTGCTTGAAAGAATATTCGAACCGTATTTCACCACCAAGGACGTGGATAAGGGGACGGGGCTTGGTCTGTCGATGGTGCATGGTATTGTCAGGAGTTGCAGCGGGATGATTCAGGTTGAGAGCGAAAGAGGCAAGGGCAGCGTTTTTAATGTTTTTCTGCCGGTAATCAGCCAGGGGTTTTTCATGGAGGAAGAAGAGGAAGGTGATCTTCCCGGTGGCAATGAAAAGTTGCTGCTGGTGGATGATGAAAAGGAGATTTCCGCTCTTATCAAAAGGAATATGGAGGAGCTTGGATATAAGGTCACCGCAATGGTGGACAGCCTGAAAGCCTTGGATGAGTTCAGGGCCCATCCGGACTACGATCTTGTTATTACCGATCTCGCCATGCCTCACCTGTCAGGGGATGCGTTGATTCAGGAAATAAGAAAAATAAACCCCGGTACGCCGATTATTCTCTGTACCGGATACAGTGAGAGAATATCATCCGAGTCTGCAAGAAAAAAATTGGGCATCAACGATTTTCTTGTCAAGCCGGTTACAAGAGAGGAGCTGGCAAAGACGGTCCGGAAAGTTCTGGACCGGAAATCAGAGTGA
- the cmoB gene encoding tRNA 5-methoxyuridine(34)/uridine 5-oxyacetic acid(34) synthase CmoB: protein MHNNYIEYLNTPHQEKIRLLQEENDKWLALPKKGITRYLEPLRELSHIRAKHLDVSGDVVKIGARDELTSADQQKIHTAMRNFMPWRKGPFEIFGLEIDSEWQSQRKWNRVLPVLPDLEGKIIADIGCNNGYYMFRMAAFKPKYVIGFEPYLHYYFTFKTLNTFAGLDNLFIERMGVEQIGLFENSFDVVFLMGILYHRSSPVETLKDIFTAMRPGGTLIVESQGIPGNDPMAIFPEERYAKVPGTYFVPTAACLKNWMTRSGFTEVEIFDHHPMTNTEQRRTQWMEFESYDDFIDPKDPTRTIEGYPAPIRVYLKGKKSG, encoded by the coding sequence GTGCACAATAATTACATAGAATATCTGAATACGCCGCATCAGGAGAAAATCCGCCTTTTGCAGGAGGAAAACGACAAATGGCTCGCTCTTCCTAAAAAGGGTATCACCCGCTACCTTGAGCCGCTCCGGGAACTTTCCCATATCAGGGCGAAGCACCTTGATGTTTCAGGAGATGTGGTGAAAATCGGCGCAAGAGATGAGTTGACATCTGCTGATCAACAAAAAATACACACAGCGATGCGCAACTTCATGCCGTGGAGAAAGGGGCCCTTTGAAATCTTCGGCCTTGAGATTGATTCCGAATGGCAAAGCCAGCGCAAGTGGAACAGGGTACTGCCCGTCCTTCCGGATCTGGAAGGAAAAATCATTGCCGATATCGGCTGCAATAACGGTTACTACATGTTCCGCATGGCCGCTTTCAAACCGAAGTATGTCATCGGCTTTGAGCCTTATCTGCATTATTATTTCACCTTTAAAACCCTGAACACCTTTGCCGGGCTGGATAACCTCTTTATCGAACGAATGGGCGTTGAACAGATCGGCTTATTTGAAAATTCCTTTGACGTGGTTTTCCTGATGGGAATCCTTTACCACCGCAGCTCACCCGTTGAGACCCTGAAAGATATTTTCACGGCAATGCGCCCCGGCGGCACCCTCATCGTCGAGTCTCAAGGCATACCCGGCAACGACCCCATGGCTATTTTCCCGGAAGAACGCTATGCCAAGGTGCCGGGCACCTATTTCGTGCCTACCGCAGCATGTCTCAAGAACTGGATGACCCGTTCAGGTTTCACCGAGGTTGAAATATTTGATCACCATCCCATGACAAACACCGAGCAGAGACGGACCCAGTGGATGGAGTTTGAATCCTATGACGATTTTATTGATCCAAAAGACCCGACCCGAACCATTGAGGGGTATCCTGCACCGATCCGGGTCTATCTGAAAGGAAAGAAGAGCGGGTGA